In the Chloroflexota bacterium genome, one interval contains:
- a CDS encoding PIG-L family deacetylase, producing the protein MSYSPQRVVVFTPHPDDAEIGTGGTIAKWIKAGAEVTIVCCTNGDKGSADPKMTSARLAAIRKKEQTAAAKVLGVQRVVFLLFRDGEIENSKATRGAFVREIRRARPDVVMTTDPTRRTGYMHHDHRVTGQVAMDACFPYARDHLFYPEHKRLGLKPHKTRFLYLWASEEPDTWVDVADTLELKIEALKRHASQISAQREAEFSQRMREMAKRSGEKAGYEAAEGFRVIEMRL; encoded by the coding sequence ATGAGCTATAGCCCCCAGCGAGTCGTGGTCTTCACGCCGCATCCGGACGATGCGGAGATCGGCACCGGCGGCACCATCGCCAAGTGGATCAAGGCGGGCGCGGAGGTCACGATCGTCTGCTGCACCAACGGCGACAAGGGCTCCGCCGACCCGAAGATGACCTCCGCCAGGCTGGCGGCCATCCGGAAGAAGGAGCAGACGGCGGCGGCGAAGGTCCTGGGCGTGCAGCGCGTGGTCTTCCTTCTTTTCCGCGATGGGGAGATCGAGAATAGCAAGGCGACGCGAGGGGCCTTTGTCCGGGAGATACGCCGCGCCCGCCCGGACGTGGTGATGACCACGGACCCGACGCGCCGCACGGGCTACATGCACCACGATCATCGCGTCACCGGCCAGGTGGCGATGGATGCCTGCTTCCCCTACGCCCGGGACCATCTCTTCTACCCGGAGCACAAGCGCCTGGGGCTCAAGCCGCACAAGACGCGCTTCCTCTACCTGTGGGCGAGCGAGGAGCCGGACACATGGGTGGACGTGGCGGATACCCTTGAGCTGAAGATCGAAGCGCTGAAGCGGCACGCCAGCCAGATCTCGGCGCAGCGTGAGGCGGAGTTCTCCCAGCGCATGCGGGAGATGGCCAAGCGCTCCGGCGAGAAGGCGGGCTACGAGGCGGCGGAGGGCTTCCGCGTCATCGAGATGCGGCTGTAA